One Salvia miltiorrhiza cultivar Shanhuang (shh) chromosome 6, IMPLAD_Smil_shh, whole genome shotgun sequence genomic window, CACCTGATCTTTGTCTAAtttctgatgatgatgatgagtatttagaagctcggagGTCTAAGAAAGCAAAATTTAGTATATTTGACTTCATTTAGATTGTCAATTAAGTTTCAATtttgttgaaagtcaaacttaggtaaaaattgcaacaaaaatataaattatgtatTCTTTTGgcataattgaaaattcaggtgaaaattagaatttttttcaaagttcgtgtatttttttgccataacccCAAAAAATTACTGCTACAATTTTCACTTATACttttaattaagtcaaaaaatacataaatttatatttttgttgcaattttcacctaagtttgactttcaacgaaattaaaGCTTAATTAACcgtcgaaattaagtcaaatatattaatttttgcatttttagaTCTCTGAGCTTCTAAATACTACTCATCATCAGAAGTCAGGCCAACATCAGGTGAACTTTCGACTgtcaattaaattttaatttcgtcaAAAGTCAAATACATGTGAAAAtgacaataaaaatataaattcatgtatttttttttacttaattaataattcaggtgaaaattacTGCTTTTTCGAAAGTTATAAGAGTTGACAgctcaattgatttcaaattattatcaaaaaatttaaaattagaaaaGCTTCAAAGATAATTAGAATAAAATTCGAGAATTTCAATAATAAACAGAAATTAACGCATGATGGACATACTACATGATATAATAAAGATTTATTCTGCTTAtgtgtgaaaaataaataaaataaaaattattcatatcATTTTGTTTTTTCCAAAGTAGTTTAGAACCACTCATCCCACTCCAATCGAAGCTCGAGAGATAAATTTCaagttcagtttatcaaagttTGGGAAGCGAAGTAGAGAAATGCCGACGTTGAATTTGTTCACAAATGTTCCAGTTGATGGCGTCGTTGCTTCTGATATTCTCAAAGATGCCACTAAAGCTGTTGCCAAAATCATCGGCAAACCCGAATCTGTAAGACTTAATTTCAATCGTGGGTTTCTGGAaacttaatttgtttttttattttaggaatATGAATCTGCATGTTGTATGTATGCCCGCTTTCTGTTCGACGATATGCCTCTGAAAGCAACTGTTGTCTACTTTGAGGTTTTCTATTTGATGCTTACTTGTTTTACAATGGGTTATTAGCGTCTAAATAAAggattaatagtgttttatatcccgaactttcagcgttaACCATAAAATGTTTCTAACTTTaaatttttccaaaaaaaaccccgaacttttagttttttcccgctatacaaaattcgatgacgGAAATATGATAAAAAACCCCGAACTTTCATCGTTTTCCAACAATGATGGTATCTAATATTGTTTTCCAACAATGACggtccccaaaatatttcttccgacgagataattcatctttttttcaccgaattttgtatagcggaacattttatgaaaaaaaaatgaggttttttttaggagaaaatgaagtTCGGGGCATTTTGTGGAAAacactgaaagttcgggacatagtATACTATTGACCCTTAAATAAATCAACTTTATTGGTAGTTAGGTTTTGAACATGAATTTCAAAATGAGTAAAAGATACATGAACTTTTTTACCGGTGAAGCTGACGTAGCACGTCGAAATATCGACCTGTACTCATTGAACGTTTTAGAAATGGCTTCGCATAGGACATTATCTAAACGACGCCGTTTTGAGGATTTACAAAAGACTAAACATGAAAATTGAAGTGTTTCTGTAGAGTTCAAATGTCCGGAAATTGAATTTGCGGTAAAATTGCTACAACGTTAGCCCTTTTATAAACTGTATGATTGAAACCCAAGACCAAAGCCCCCCTTTTCTTCACCAACTTGTAGTAATTCAAAACAAGTAAGTTTGATTTGGTTGGTGCAGTACGTGATGGTGGTGGTGAATGGAGGCGTGCCGATTTCGTTTGGTGGGACGGAGGAGCCGGCGGCCTACGGCGAATTGATCTCCATTGGGGGGCTTGGGCCCAGTGTGAATGGTAAACTCAGTTCAACCATAGCAGAGATTCTGCAGACCAAGCTTTCCATCGACAGCGCTCGCTTCTATGTCAAGTTCTATGATGTTGAGGTATTCAATCATCTTATCTCTTTCTTGTTTTCTTGATTCATAATAGCAGCTTCGTTAGCTGAAATCTCCTTGGTGTGTTGTGTAGAGATCTTTCTTTGGCTTCAATGGCTCAACTTTTTGATTGAATGTGACATGGTTTTGAGCTCGAGTTGGAGCAGCCCTTATGATCATGTTGGGAGCTCTATTATCACCAATATCTTCTCTTCCTCTCTATTCTTGCTAACACTTTGATCTTAATTTGTCATTGCTTTTTCACCTTTGAATTCTTAACTTCACAAAAGATTTGTTCTCTTCATTTAGCATTTTTGTTCTAAATCAGCAGATTTTGTGGAGTTTTATGACAATTGGTAAAACtgttctctctccctctctaaaaaaaaagttatctCGACTAATGGGAATCACTttaacacgggttttaagatgAGGTTGTTAATGATGACACATTGTTTTtaggcacggagattaaaaagaagagtgattaaagtataaaagtgatagatAGTGGTGAAACCTATAACTTTGAGAGATagtagtttctttttttttggaatgAGCCATTACTaatgggacagacgaaaaaggaaagaTGAAAAATAAGATTAAATGGAGTATTATAAATGATGGGATataatctaaaaataaaatataaagtttTCTTGTGGACATTCCCcaaaaaaagtagaaaatttTATCATAGACAAAGTTATAAAATGCTTGATTGAATATTTTGATCCGTAAAAGTAAAATTTCTCCAATCCTACTTTTTCAAgaggatatgaatcaagcaaaattaactCAGCTGATGGAAATAATAAAGGGCTATGTGATATCTCAAGAAAGATtaatcctaaaaaaaaaaaaaccaattaACAAACTATAAATTTGCATCTGCTCCAATTATATTGATCCATTTCAAATCTTGGATCAGAAAGTCAGTTTCAAATGGTTCATAAGGCAACTTAGCAACAGAAGTACATATAATTAGCAAAAGAGTTGAGTAAAGAAGAAATTTTAAACCCTTTTCTCATTTCATTCCTAAACTCAACCAGCTACAAGtcaacatcaattcatcaaCCAACAAGGTGATCTAAAGAAAGAGGTAGAACATAAACAACCCCACAAACAGTTTAACTGTTTTCTTGAAATTCTAGGTAAATCTTTTATCATCATCCCTTTTCCTATTTCAGTGGGCCCAATGCTTGCTTGGACAAGCTCTCCCCTTCCAAGTTCTGGATGAAACCCCAAGTGTTAGACACTGAAACCATACACAGGTTGCACAAAGCTGGTCACAATCATCTGCTGAAATGATAAATTTTCAAGAAACTTATGTGTTATTCACAAAGTAACATGGCTGTGTAGGTAAGATGTGCAATGTTGGGCATGAGATGAGAGTTTCAATGGGAACTTATTCTGATAACTTTGCTACATCCCAAGTGGAGAAGGGgaaaaaatgagaagaaaacAACCATGATCCAATTCCCCCACAAAGAGAAAAATCAAGAACATAAAAATGCAAATCAGTGATGTGTTTGAGGATATAGGAAGCAAAAGGCAGAGTGCTAATGAACATCAAGAACAGTAATGTTTACAACCAAGAAAATGAATAACAAGATCGAGAAGTAGTGTTCATAACAAGTAAGTTAGCATCGATGCCGGAGACAAGCTATTGAGTTCTTATAAAATCAACAAATGTTAGTGCAACGAACTGAATACATCATCTAATACAAAGAGGTGAGCACGCAAATAGTCATTATAAGTTGGGAGTATAACTTCAATACTATCACTTAAGACAAAGAGTAGAATGCATTTGAATAACCAAAATAGTCAACAAATCAAATAAATTGAACAAAAATGCAATTAATCATTTGAAGAACATAATCTTCCGACCTGCAATGCCATCAGCTCGATCTTGTTTGCACCTTCTTCCGCCGCTTGATCATGGTCGAGGGCCTCACCTTCAATCTATTTTGAGCTTTCTTCTTCTGCTTGGCCTTTTTCTTGGCAGGCATCTCCACAATGGGCCCCGGAGGCACGCCCTTCTTCAATGCACTACCCCTCGGAGTAACTGAGGGCGGCAACCTTAAACTCTCCGGAGGCAGAGGAGTCTGTGGCTTCCAAACCAAGTTGTTCTTCATGGAAAACCTAACCTTCTTACCACTCTTCTCCACACTCTTTCcatcagcatcatcatcatcatctccaCTATCTGCGGTTCCATTAGTGTTCATGTCACCAAGCTCCTGGTTGTGTCCCACCTTCGCCCTCTTCGCTCTTTTCGCTCTCTTACTAGGTTTCTTGGCGATTACAGGAGCAGCAGATGAATCTGAATCATCGTCACTTTCAGAATTTATTTCAGCAGCAACTTTCTCAAACTGCTTCTGAAGATTCAATATCACAGTTTCACTCAACTCATTCTCCATGTAATCGCCTAGAGTATTGCCTGAACCACCGTTCAATTCCATATTCAAATCACCATTTTCTTCTGCTCCATCAACCACTTCAGAAAGTTTATTTTCAtcctttctcttcttcttcttcttctttttcttatcATCTCCATCTTTCCCCTTTTTAGCCTTCTTACTCTTCTTCTCCATTCCTTTATCCAACTGTTCGTCACGAACCACATCCTCAGTTCCTTCCTGAAACCCTCCATCCACATTATCCTTACAAGCATCGAAATCAATGGGTATCAACTGGGGCACCTCTGAATCATCATCGTCGTTGTATTCAGGTATACCAATTTCAATACCAGATGATTCCAATTCCTTCTCCAGCTTCAAAAACTGATCGTGCAGCCCCAATACAACCTTTCTGTTCCCCTGAATGCAATCGACAGACGAAGTAACCTCATAAAATCTCCCCGATAACCCCATCCTCAAAGCAACCACACCCAACAAAGCATTCCCATTGCTTTCACCGCAATCCTCTCCCAACTTCTTCTTCGACAAAAGTTCCGTACCCGCCTTCACCAGCTCATCAAACACGTTACTTTTCACCTTCCCTAACAAAATCTTATCAGTTCCCCTCCTCAACACTCCGAAAAATGGCCTCAAAATCACATCAACTACCTCGTTCTGCACCGGAAACGTGACCCCCGCCAACTCCTCCAAAAACACAGACGCCAAATGATAATTCACTCCATTCCCCTGCAGTTTATCATCCGCCAACAAAGCATCATTCTCCAGAACCCCAAAATATTCCCCCAAAACACCCACATCCCACTTCCTCAACCTCATCAAATCAAACAACGCTTTTACAAAACGGCGAATGAGCAAGTAGAACTTATCCAACCTCAACCGGTCAATCCCGGGCCACTCCCGCCGAAGCGTAACTAGAAACCCACGGAAAAACTCCAGCGAGACCGCCGGCTGCAGCGAATGAAACAGAGAAATCAGCCGATCGATTAGAGCGACCTGATTGGGGGTCTTGTCCGCGTGCCATAGGCAGTAAAAGAGGCCTTTCCACAGCTTCTTAATGTCTGAGTCGGAGAGCTGCTGCGATTGGGCGGCGAGCCACGACTGAAGCAGCCGCAGAGATTGAGATCTGACGGCGGTACTGCACGACGCCAAGTGCTTGATCAGGGTGGGGCCGGTGGCGGCGGCGAGAGCTGGAATCAAGGGTTTGGGCTCCCGACTTCTCTTCTTCATGGAGGATTAATGGTGGCGGTGTGTGGAGAGAAAAAAACTACAGGAATTTTTGAAAGGGGGCGGGTTAGGGTTTTTGAGGGTTTGCGGATTTTAGGGCTTTTGTTTCAGCGTTTGAGATTTTCAATTTGTGATCCCGCgatttaaaaaaggaaaaaagggggaaaaaatcTTTAATTAACCAAAAAAGCAATTTTATGTGTTTAGATGTTAAATCAATTTTAACAAACAAATGtaaattaatttcataattaattatgacATCTTAGTCACTAAACTATGAATCTCAGCATTACTATTTTGATAGTCATGGATTAGTAATTAACCAACCATACAGACTTTTTAATCATTTATTAATCTTTAAAGCTTAACTACctcattttattttactatgtgAATTATTGAGTCGATCAATTAATTGACTTTGAATCTtgtaatacaaattttaaaaaacttgGGCACTTGGCACTTGagaaataatgaaaattgaaaaatgaaatgTCTACACGATCAATTTGTGAGAATTGTCACTTGAGAATATTGCAGCAATTAATCTAgaattataaaagaaaatctAAAAGTTGGAAGTtcaaaaaagtgttataatatAAACTAATCGAATCAATCTTTTTGACTATAAATGAATtcccattttcttttttaaataaaggTTGCGATTAGATGCACCGCATCACGAACATGAAACTACAAAaaacagaagaaaaaaaatgtaacactatgtatttaaataattaacataATAGAATTTTGGTTTTAAATGTTTTGGCAATTATAAGTATACAACCTTAGTGTTGtttcattatttaaataaatctccgcatttatttgatcaaattgCAATCTTTAAGCTGTTTCACATTGTATTTTTCGATTTGATATCACTTGAATATGTTTCCAAAATTTATGTAGGCAAAttccatatttatttaaacaatCTTCTAACTTCTCAAATTCAAGCAATTTTAATAAATAGAGGTTGCATGATTTCAATCTGACTAGGTTCGGGTCgggaatcgaatcgaatatatGTATTAAGtatcatattatataaaatatataaatggaaaccataaaaattaaaaacatcaCCACAGCAGAcacaaaaacacaaaaactAAGTATAAAACTGTGTTGCAAGAAAACAACATCATTAAACTCATCATAGGAGTCCAAACATCAGACAAAAGTTTTTTGCTGATATAACttacagaagaaaaaaaaaaaaaaaggattcaTAGCATATGTCTGAATTCCTCTTAAAAGGAAGATCTCTTATCCATAACTAGCTAGAGTAAGCATCCTCATTCTTGGTGCTCTCCAAAATCATGTGTTGAGGCACTCCCTCAGACGGTGTAGTGCTGCTGTATCGTCTCGATGTCGAGCCCCTTGAGCTTCACGACCGACTCAACGTGCCCCTTGAGCGTGTGCAGCTCGCGCAGCCTTGCAATCTCAGCGCGTTTCTTGGCCTGCTCGGCTATCTCAGAGAGCTCTCTGTAGTTGCTCTTGTCGTTGAAGACGCTGTTGGCATCTTCTTGAGGTTGGTTAAGACCATGAAGAGTCCTCTGCGCATGAGCCCACTGCGCCTCCCTCTCCTCCTTGCCAAAATCCTTCTTGGAGGTGAAAGCAGTCTGTTTTTTTGGTTCCAAAAAAACACAACAGTTTGTAAGTCATAACGGAGTTCTGTAAAACCGTTGtcttttatcaaaaaaaaaaaaaaaaaactgttgtTACGTATGAGGTGTTATGTATGTGTATTTTTGTAGTAGGCGCCGTTGCCAGTGTCAAACGTACCTTGTTCTCGTACAAGTTCTGCCACGCCCTCCCGCTCAGGATGTAGCGGATGGCGAACTTCATGAGGTCGAGTGGCACGTAGAACACGGCGCTGTATATCCAGATCACGCCGGCCCACCCCCACCCGCACCCCTTCACCCTTGCAAACGACCAGTCCGCGTACACAGCGATCAGGGTCGCCACCAGCTGCGCAACGAGGAAGGCGCTCATGAGGAGCATGCCCGGGCGCTCCGCGTAGGACCAGCTGCGCGATCTCGTCACGAAGATCAGGGCCTGGCTCACAATGCTCACTTGCAGGTAGAGAGCAGACATCATCTCAGCATCATTGTGTTTTATGTTTTTCACTCCAAATTTTTCCTGTGGTTTGGTTTGATCAGATAGATTCAggtgtaaattggttaaaagtgatgggacctacacttttttaagggttgacttttttcatttatataaacagaccacttataatgggacggcccaaaatggaatacaggccacttttaatgggacaaagAGAGTATATTTCTACTAATATACGGAGAAACGAGGCGAACTTTCTTACGGGGAAGAAGTGGGTTTCGTGCATCAACCAGAAGAAGATGACGGTCATCAACGCGAGGTAGCCTCCGAGTGCAACGCCGGTGGCGAAGATCTCCTTCAATTTCCAGCTATCTGGCAATGGAGATGGCTTCACTCTATCCTTGGAAATCGTCATAATTGTACCTAAAAATACAGAAATTAATCTCCATACACAGCTCAAGGGATTCAAATCAAGACACCACAGATGCATAATTCATTACCGTCGTTCAAGATTGCAATGATCAAAACCATGAAGGGGGAGAAGTCGAACCTCCAGATCAAAGAAATGAGCATGAAACCAAACTGCACACGCAGAAATTACATATCAAGCTAACTTCTATACAGAGACATATATATGATGAGAATCAAAAGCATAAAAAGCAAAAGTTACCACTATACGAATGGTGATGGAAACTGCATATATCtgtcaaagaaaaagaaaaaaaacacagGCATCAGATGATAAACATTCACATCAGAGAGAAGATGAGAGGTCTGAAAACCAACCGTGTAGTTCTTCATTCTCTGGAAGATGGCTCTACTCGTCAAGACTGCGCTGATGATGACACTGAGGCCCGGCTCGGTGAGCACGATATCGGAGGCGCCCCTGGCTGCATCCGTGGCGTCTGCAACGGCAATACCAATATCGGCCTTCTTCAGAGCAGGGGCGTCGTTCACACCATCTCCTGTCATTCCAACAATGTGCTTCCTCTCCTGCAACTTCTTCACTATCTCATACTTGTGCTCTGCATTTTAAGcaaaaaaacatgaaaataaGCTCCGATGATTGATTCTTTCCATCAACACAACAACATATAACAACTGATCACCTGGAAACACCCCAGCAAAACCATCAGCCTTCTCGATCAGCTCCTCGATAGGAAGTCCAGCTATGGACTCGTCTTTGTGTTGCCCTAACAGAGAAGCCGAGGGGTACATGTTCACTCCCATTCCAAGCCTGCGCCCCGTCTCCTTAGCAATGGCCAGCTGATCACCTGCACCGTGCACCATAGacatatcatcatcatcatcattgtcatcatcatcattttaCTCAAACCAACAACACATTAGTAGAGGCTAACCAACCAGTGATCATCTTCACGTTCACGCCAAGGTGGAGAGCTCTACGGATGGTCTCTGCACTGTCGTGCCTGGGAGGATCGAAGAGTGACAAGAGCCCAACAAACTCCCATGGACCACCGGGGCTTTCCTTGGATTTCTCCGGCACTTGCTGAAAAATAGCAGCAACCATTTATGAATGATTTCATACAATCAAAGAGACGAGTAGGAGGAGGTGAGTTTGATTGAAGAACCTGTCTAGCAACAGCAAGAGATCGTAGGCCACGCTCAGCGAATTTGTTGATGACGCCATGAACCTTCTTCTTGAAATCTTCCCTGCAGTTGCAGAGGGTGAGGATCTGCTCCGGAGCTCCCTTGCTAGCTCGATGCCAGTTCCCGTTGTTATCAATGTATGTGAGAGCAGTCCTCTTATCCACAGGGTTGAAAGGGAAGAAATGCACCTCCCTTATACCAGCTCTCGCCtataatcaaatcaaattaaattaagcaTCTCACAGTGTATTCATAAACAGAGAAACACAGCAGAAGGAAGAAGCAGAAACCTACCCTTAAATTAAGCCTCTCACAATGAATTCATAAACAGAGAAACAGAGCAGAAGGAAGAAGCAGAAACAGAGCAGAATCATAAATGAATTCATaaacagagaaacagagaaacagagcAGAAGGAAGAAGCAGAAATCTAGcctataatcaaattaaattaaattaagcaTCTCACAATGTGTTCATAAACAGAGAAACAGAGCAGAAGGAAGAAGCAGAAACAGAGCAGAATCATAAATGAATTCATAAACAGAGAAACAGAGCAGAAGGAAGAAGCAGAAACAGAGcctataatcaaattaaattaaattgagcCTTTCACAATGTATTCATAAACAGAGAAACAGAGCAGAAGGAAGAAGCAGAAACAGAGCAGAATCATAAATGAATTCAtaaacagagaaacagaggtGAAGGAGAGAAGCAGAGACCTCTTTGGGATCAGCAAGAGTTCCAACAATGGCGGCATCAATGGCGTCCTGATTCTCCGTCCGGGAGGCCCTGGCGGCGAGGAGGAGGACGTGGTCGGCGTCGCAGCCCTTGGCGAAGACCTCGATGAGGGCCTTATCGACGGTGAGCTTGTTGAGCGTGAGGGTGCCCGTCTTGTCGCTGCAGAGGACGTTCATCCCGGCGAGCTCCTCGATGGCCGTCATCCGCTTGGTGATGGCCCCCTGCTGCGAGAGGCGGTGCGACCCGATGGCCATGGTGACGGACAGCACCGTCGGCATGGCGATGGGGATGCCGCCGATGAGGAGCACCAGCAGGTTGTCGATGCCGTTCCGGTAGCTCCGGCGCTGGATGGGGTACATAACTATGATCTCCGCCAGCATCCCGACGGCGATGGAGCAGATGCAGAAGTTCCCGATGGAGGTGAGCACCTTCTGGAAGTGGCCGACCTGGTGCGTGCTGTCGACGAGGTGCGCCGCCTTGCCGAAGAAGGTGTGGACGCCGGTGGCGATGACGACGGCCTCGATCTCCCCCTGCTTGCAGGTGGAGCCGGAGAAGACCTCGTCGTAGGGGTGCTTCGTGACGGGGAGGGACTCGCCGGTGAGGGCGGACTGGTCCACCTTGAGGGGGTCCCCCTCGAGGAGGCGGGCGTCGGCCGGGATGATGTCGCCGAGCTTGATGCTGATGATGTCGCCGGGGACCAGGATCGCCGCCTCCTGCTCACTCCACTTGCTGTCCCTCAGCACCTTCGTCTTCGGGGCCAGCCCCGCCATCAGCGCCGCCGCGGCGTTGCCGGCGTTGTTCTCCTCGATGAAACTGATGGTGGAGTTGATCACCAGCAGGAACACGATTCCGACGAAATCCTGCCAGTCCGGCGGCTTCCCCTGCCCGTTCGCCAAGACGATCGCCATCAGCGCCGCCGCTTCCATCACCCACGACAGAGGGTTCCACATAAACCCTAGAAATTTCAGGAATTTGTTTTCCTGCATCGATTCATCGCTTCCATTACATCACAATTCTAATTCTaaatgatgagagagagagagagagagagagagagagagagagagagagagagagagaggagagaggagagaccTTCTTCTCTTCCAATTTGTTGAGGCCGAAGATGAGAACTCTGTTTTCTCCTTCGGTGGAGCTCAGCCCATCGCGGCCGCATTTCAGCTGCTCGAACACTTCCTCTATCGGAACTTTCTcctgttatatatatatgtttaaattTCTTCATATTCATGCATTCACGTAATATATGAACCTCTGTAATCGAGTCGAGTCGAGCCAAATAGTGTCTTGCTCAAGATTGGCTTGTTTAGCTAATCGAGCTGTTTTCTTTAATTATCTATCGAGctttaatcgaatcgaatacaaTGCCAAACTTAAtttaactttttaaatttaatttttaatttaaaattttagttattttagtTATTCCGTCTCTAAGTATTGGGGGCATGCATGCATAGAGCTAATTTCTATCTACCAAACTAGATTTGACAAtctcataaaattaaaattaattaaatgccaattttttatataatttgtgtaACATTGTCGCATGTATAATATTTCATCCGACGTCTCATTTGCTTTATCTCTATCTCTCTGGTAATTAACTTTATCTACATTTTCTTATAATTTACGTGTTCCATTTTTTTGGGACGTTATAATcggaacagagggagtataaaattttcatataaaagtATTAAAgtcaaaaattattattatcccTATTTTATCTACGTTGAtagaattttcttttattaaggGAATGTCGCATTAACTCATCTGGTCTTCTAGGTTAGAACATTCTGTACTTTGCTCATGGAGTAATAGGTGctttgaaaaaagaaataaattatttattattcataaataaatttaaaatatctgtGCTCTATGTAGAAAATCATTCATCAATTCTCGTTTcgtgaataaataaatacaaacaactttttatttcCCAAATACCAATATTAATATTGATATTTACAAATTAGTAGTAATATTTATGATCAAACAATTCCATGCAGACGAGaagatatatattgattatattttcaaaatgaaatataatacTTTCCCACTTCATTTctatgaaaatgaaatatattcaTACCAAATTGAAAAGAAGAAAGGTAGAGAAAATAAATTACCAGATcaacagattcattcttgatcTTTTCAAGACTGAGATCATCTCCTCCCATTTTGACTGCAGCTCGATCTGCTTTCCctataaattctttttcttttcttattttgaTTCAATGAAACAATGAATCATGAAAATTTTCTGAGATGGAGAAAAATTTTCTCCAGCTTGAGAGGAAAGCTGATTGCCTCAACCCTATTTTATAT contains:
- the LOC130987694 gene encoding plasma membrane ATPase 4-like, whose translation is MGGDDLSLEKIKNESVDLEKVPIEEVFEQLKCGRDGLSSTEGENRVLIFGLNKLEEKKENKFLKFLGFMWNPLSWVMEAAALMAIVLANGQGKPPDWQDFVGIVFLLVINSTISFIEENNAGNAAAALMAGLAPKTKVLRDSKWSEQEAAILVPGDIISIKLGDIIPADARLLEGDPLKVDQSALTGESLPVTKHPYDEVFSGSTCKQGEIEAVVIATGVHTFFGKAAHLVDSTHQVGHFQKVLTSIGNFCICSIAVGMLAEIIVMYPIQRRSYRNGIDNLLVLLIGGIPIAMPTVLSVTMAIGSHRLSQQGAITKRMTAIEELAGMNVLCSDKTGTLTLNKLTVDKALIEVFAKGCDADHVLLLAARASRTENQDAIDAAIVGTLADPKEARAGIREVHFFPFNPVDKRTALTYIDNNGNWHRASKGAPEQILTLCNCREDFKKKVHGVINKFAERGLRSLAVARQQVPEKSKESPGGPWEFVGLLSLFDPPRHDSAETIRRALHLGVNVKMITGDQLAIAKETGRRLGMGVNMYPSASLLGQHKDESIAGLPIEELIEKADGFAGVFPEHKYEIVKKLQERKHIVGMTGDGVNDAPALKKADIGIAVADATDAARGASDIVLTEPGLSVIISAVLTSRAIFQRMKNYTIYAVSITIRIVFGFMLISLIWRFDFSPFMVLIIAILNDGTIMTISKDRVKPSPLPDSWKLKEIFATGVALGGYLALMTVIFFWLMHETHFFPEKFGVKNIKHNDAEMMSALYLQVSIVSQALIFVTRSRSWSYAERPGMLLMSAFLVAQLVATLIAVYADWSFARVKGCGWGWAGVIWIYSAVFYVPLDLMKFAIRYILSGRAWQNLYENKTAFTSKKDFGKEEREAQWAHAQRTLHGLNQPQEDANSVFNDKSNYRELSEIAEQAKKRAEIARLRELHTLKGHVESVVKLKGLDIETIQQHYTV
- the LOC130987693 gene encoding uncharacterized protein LOC130987693, giving the protein MPTLNLFTNVPVDGVVASDILKDATKAVAKIIGKPESYVMVVVNGGVPISFGGTEEPAAYGELISIGGLGPSVNGKLSSTIAEILQTKLSIDSARFYVKFYDVERSFFGFNGSTF
- the LOC130987692 gene encoding uncharacterized protein LOC130987692 gives rise to the protein MKKRSREPKPLIPALAAATGPTLIKHLASCSTAVRSQSLRLLQSWLAAQSQQLSDSDIKKLWKGLFYCLWHADKTPNQVALIDRLISLFHSLQPAVSLEFFRGFLVTLRREWPGIDRLRLDKFYLLIRRFVKALFDLMRLRKWDVGVLGEYFGVLENDALLADDKLQGNGVNYHLASVFLEELAGVTFPVQNEVVDVILRPFFGVLRRGTDKILLGKVKSNVFDELVKAGTELLSKKKLGEDCGESNGNALLGVVALRMGLSGRFYEVTSSVDCIQGNRKVVLGLHDQFLKLEKELESSGIEIGIPEYNDDDDSEVPQLIPIDFDACKDNVDGGFQEGTEDVVRDEQLDKGMEKKSKKAKKGKDGDDKKKKKKKKRKDENKLSEVVDGAEENGDLNMELNGGSGNTLGDYMENELSETVILNLQKQFEKVAAEINSESDDDSDSSAAPVIAKKPSKRAKRAKRAKVGHNQELGDMNTNGTADSGDDDDDADGKSVEKSGKKVRFSMKNNLVWKPQTPLPPESLRLPPSVTPRGSALKKGVPPGPIVEMPAKKKAKQKKKAQNRLKVRPSTMIKRRKKVQTRSS